The segment CGCGGCGGCCTCGGTCCCCTGCGCCGCGCCTGCTCCTCGTACCAGTGCCGTGCCATCTCAGTGCCGGACCTGCGATCTGTCGGCGGCCGCCTCCACCGGCGGCTCCCGTCCCGCCCGCATCTCCGCCTCCATCTCCACCTCCGAGGGCGCCACCAGCCGATCCGGCACCCCGGCCTCGAGGCGCCTGCCGGTGATCAGGCGGGCGCCGCGGCGGTAGGTGAAATAGCCGTAGGCCCAGTTGTAGAAGACGAGGAAGCGGTTCCGGAAGCCGACCAGGAACCAGAGGTGGACCACCAGCCACGCCATCCAGGCGAGGAAGCCGCTGAAGCGCAGGCGGCCCTTCTCCGCCACCGCGCGGGAGCGGCCGATGGTCGCCATCATCCCCTTGTCCCGGTAGCGGAAGGGCGCGCGCGGCTTGCCCTCGAGATCGCGGCGCACGTTCGCGGCGACGAGGCGCGCCTGCTGCATCGCCACCGGCGCGAGGCCGGGCAGCGGCTTGCCGTCCGCCCCGCGGAAATGGGCCATGTCGCCGATGACGAAGACGTCGGGGTGGCCGGGCACCGCGCAATCCTCGCCGACGATCACGCGGCCGGCGCGGTCGAGCTCGACCCCCAGCGATTGTGCCAGCGGCCGGGCCACCACGCCTGCGCCCCAGAGCACCGTCGAGGCAGGAAGGAGCTCGTCGCCGAGGTGCACCCCCGCCTCGTCCACCTTCGTCACCATCGCCCCGGTGCGGACCTTCACCCCGAGCTCGTGGAGCTGCTCCACCGCCTTATCGGAGAGCGCCGGCTCGAAGGGCGGGAGGATCCGCGGCCCCGCCTCCAGCAGCGTCACCTCCGCGTCCGCCGGACAGACCACGCGGAAATCGCGCGAGAGGACGAAGCGCGCCAGCTCGGAGAGCGAGCCGGCCAGCTCCACGCCGGTGGGGCCGCCGCCGATGACCACGAAGCGCAGCAGATCCTTGCGGCGCACCGGATCGGGCTCGCGCTCCGCCGCCTCGAAGGCGAGGAGAACGCGGCGCCGGATCTCGACCGCCTCGTCGAGATCCTTGAGGCCGAGGGCGTAGCGGGACCATTCGTCGTGGCCGAAGAAGTTGGTCCGGGCGCCCGCCGCGAGGATCAGGGTGTCGAAGCTCTTGTCGCGGCCCGCCTTGAGGTGGATGCGCCGTTTCGCGAGGTCCACGCCGGTGACCTCGTCGAGGAGCACCTGCACGTTCTTCTGCCGGTGGAGGATCGAGCGGATCGGGACGGCGATGTCCGAAGGGGAGAGGCCCGCCATCGCCACCTGGTAGAGCAGCGGCTGGAAGAGGTGGTAGTTCGCCCGGTCGACGAGCGTCACCTCCACCGGCAGCTTGCCCAGCTCCTTCGCGGCGATGAGCCCGCCGAATCCGCCTCCGACGACGAGTACGTGGCGCATGTCCGGAAGCTAAGGGCGGCCTCCGGGGACCGCCGCACGATCGGACGCGGCGCAGCTGGACTCATGCAGCGCTGCGGCGGCGCTTGCCGATCCCGCCGGCAACGAGCGCCAGCCAGGCGAGGGAGTAGACGCCCGCCGAGCCCGCGGCGCTGCAGCCGCTGGCCGCCTCGTCCCCGCCTTCCGCTTCGCGCAGGCTGCGATCGCTCTCCCCCTCGACGGGCGGCGCCTCGCTCCCCCCGGCGGCCCCACCACCGCCACCGCTGCCACCGGTGCCCCCGCTCCCGCCGCAGCCGGCGCCGGGTGACCGGCCCGGGTCGGTGATGGCGAGATCGAAGGGCGGCCCCTCGTTCCCCGCCCGGTCGAGCGGCACGAAGCGCAAGGTGAAGGCGATCGGCTCCTGCTCCTCGCAGATCCCGTCGATGAAGGTGAGAACGATCGTCTCGTCGTCCGGGAAGGGCGCGATCGGCAGCGGCGGGAACATCGCCCCGCGGGGCGAGGCGCCGGCGACGATCTCGAGGAGGTAACCGGTCTCCGCGGGATCCTCGCCTGCAGGAGCGCCGACGTGCAGCGTGATCACGCCGAGATCGCTGCACATCGCCGAGTCACCCTCCGCCTTGCCGCGAAGGATCCGATCCACCCGGGCGGACATCGGCCCGGGCGGCGTGGCGTCGCTCGAGCTCCCGTCGATCTCGAAGGGCATGATCGGCATCGGCGAACAGGCCCTGCCCTCCGCCGGCAGCGCGAGGGCTGCGGCGACGCAGCAGGCTCCCGCCAGGATCACCAATGGCTTCATCCGTTCCGTCCCTTCTTGCTGCGGCGCAGCAGCAGCGCCACGCCAGCGAGCAGCAGACCGCCCGATCCAGCCCCGCCCACCGAGCAACCGCCCTCGCTACGGCCCGGATCGCGCACGTGGATCGCCACCGGCTCGCTCTCGTTGCCGGCGCGATCGACCGCGACCACGTGCAAGGTGAAGTCGAGCGGCTCCTGATCGTCCTGCGCGCCGTCGATCCAGCCGAGGTAGACCACCGGCTCCCGCACCACCACGGGCCCTGCGTACGCGCTGCCGAAGGGCACGGAACCGTCGATGGGCAGGAAACGGTAGCCCACCACCTCGTCGCCCCCCGCCTCCCCGAGCTCCAGGCGCACCGAGCCGAAGTCGTCGGTGCTCGAAATGGTCGTGCCGCAGCCCTCGTCCCGCGGCCCCACGCCGCGCTTCACCTCGAGCAGCTCGACCCGGGGCGTCGCCGGCGGGGTGGTGTCGGCGGGGTCCGCCTCGACGACGAAGGCCTCGTAGTAGGGCATCTCCCCGGCCTGCGCCGTGGCAGGCAGCAGCAAACACGCGGCGATCGCCAATCGGCTGGTGCGCATCGTCGTCCCCTCCCGCATCACGTCGAGCATAGCCGCCCGCTACAACGGCGCACAGCCCCTCGCGGTCCGGCCCACTCCGCGGTTTCCGAGGCCCCGCCGGGGCTGCTATGAGATCGGGCCCCGGCGGCGCGTTTCGCCGCCCGCAACCAGGAGCGACACATGCAGCTCTCCAATCTGAAGGTCATCGTCACCGGCGGCGCCCAGGGCATGGGCGCGCACTTCGCCATCCGCCTCGCCGAGGCCGGCGCGAAGGTGGCAGTCGGCGACGTGAACGAGGCAGGCCTCGCCGAGCTCCCGAAGCAGAACATCTTCACCCGGCGCCTCGACGTGGCGAACGAGGAGGACGTGATCTCCTTCGTCGCCTGGGCGCACGAGCAGATGGGCGGCCTCAACGGCCTGATCAACAACGCCGGCGTGCTCCGCGACGGCCTGCTGGTGAAGAAGGACCGGGCCACCGGCGCGATCTCCAAGCTGAGCAAGGCCAACTGGGACATGGTGATCGGCGTCAACCTCACCGGCGCGACGATGATGGTCCGCGAGGTGGTGGCGAAGATGCTCGAGACCGAGAGCCGCCCCGGCGTGATCGTGAACCTCTCGTCCGCAGCCCGCCACGGCAACCGCGGCCAGTCGAACTACAGCGCGGCCAAGGCGGCGCTCGCCACCAACACCGTGACCTGGTCGAAGGAGTTCGCTCCCTACGGGATCCGCGTCGGCGCGGTGGCCCCGGGCATGGTCGAGACCCCGATGACCGCCGGCATGAACGAGAAGGCCCGCGAGGCGATGATCAAGATGATCCCCGTGGGCCGCACCGGGCAGCCCGAGGACATCTGGCAGGCGGTGAAGTTCGTGCTCGAGTGCGACTACTTCAACGGCCGCACCATCGACGTGGACGGCGGCCTCTCGCTCTGATTCCGAGCCGAGCTGCGCAGCACCAGGACGCCCGGCCCTCCGCCGGGCGTTCGCTTTTTCCGCCTGCCGAGCGCCGGGCAACGCGCCCCA is part of the Vulgatibacter sp. genome and harbors:
- a CDS encoding SDR family oxidoreductase, whose translation is MQLSNLKVIVTGGAQGMGAHFAIRLAEAGAKVAVGDVNEAGLAELPKQNIFTRRLDVANEEDVISFVAWAHEQMGGLNGLINNAGVLRDGLLVKKDRATGAISKLSKANWDMVIGVNLTGATMMVREVVAKMLETESRPGVIVNLSSAARHGNRGQSNYSAAKAALATNTVTWSKEFAPYGIRVGAVAPGMVETPMTAGMNEKAREAMIKMIPVGRTGQPEDIWQAVKFVLECDYFNGRTIDVDGGLSL
- a CDS encoding NAD(P)/FAD-dependent oxidoreductase, which codes for MRHVLVVGGGFGGLIAAKELGKLPVEVTLVDRANYHLFQPLLYQVAMAGLSPSDIAVPIRSILHRQKNVQVLLDEVTGVDLAKRRIHLKAGRDKSFDTLILAAGARTNFFGHDEWSRYALGLKDLDEAVEIRRRVLLAFEAAEREPDPVRRKDLLRFVVIGGGPTGVELAGSLSELARFVLSRDFRVVCPADAEVTLLEAGPRILPPFEPALSDKAVEQLHELGVKVRTGAMVTKVDEAGVHLGDELLPASTVLWGAGVVARPLAQSLGVELDRAGRVIVGEDCAVPGHPDVFVIGDMAHFRGADGKPLPGLAPVAMQQARLVAANVRRDLEGKPRAPFRYRDKGMMATIGRSRAVAEKGRLRFSGFLAWMAWLVVHLWFLVGFRNRFLVFYNWAYGYFTYRRGARLITGRRLEAGVPDRLVAPSEVEMEAEMRAGREPPVEAAADRSQVRH
- a CDS encoding MYXO-CTERM sorting domain-containing protein, producing the protein MLDVMREGTTMRTSRLAIAACLLLPATAQAGEMPYYEAFVVEADPADTTPPATPRVELLEVKRGVGPRDEGCGTTISSTDDFGSVRLELGEAGGDEVVGYRFLPIDGSVPFGSAYAGPVVVREPVVYLGWIDGAQDDQEPLDFTLHVVAVDRAGNESEPVAIHVRDPGRSEGGCSVGGAGSGGLLLAGVALLLRRSKKGRNG